The following DNA comes from Entelurus aequoreus isolate RoL-2023_Sb linkage group LG19, RoL_Eaeq_v1.1, whole genome shotgun sequence.
cacacGAGGACAAGTtacgaccgaaatcatggtcccaatacggaaaaccattgcatttaatacAGAGCTAAATACtacagtctgtgaacattgctccaaagtcgggatttttttgttgatttaatgtgcatacaaaagtaagcattgacaggtgcaaaggcagcaatatatgataaaacaaaacggcagctaaagaaggttttccctattcatccccgaaaaaacagctgacttttgtcatataattttgccgagtaaaatatggattattattataacattgccaacatttttaagttttctcataaaagtgtgacttttgttgagtaaaattacgacacttttcataaaattgccaacattttaagcttttcttgtaaaattgcgactgttattgagtaaaattccaacttttatcattatattgcacaaacgttccgttttttcttgtaaaatttggacttacgtccagtaaaattacgacttttatcataacaccagaggtaggcattttttggaggtgtgaagaaggtaacaaatacaagagtgtgtgagtgtgtgtgtgtgtgtgtgtgtgtgtgtgtgtgtgtgtgtgtgtgtgtgtgtgtgtgtgtgtgtgtgtgtgtgtgttcttgtatttataccattcttgagacatcaacaacaacaacaacaacaaaagtaccaatgattgtcacacacacactaggtgtggtgaaatttgtcctctgcatttgacccatcctcttgttcaccgtctgggaggtgaagggagcagtaagcagcagcggtggctgcgcccgggaatcagtttggtgatttaacccccaattccaacccttgatgctgagtgccaagcggggaggtcatgggtcccatttttttatagtctttggtatgactctgggtttgaactcacggcctgatgacaaggaaaagtaccttctatatgaggactggtgaacaagttaggaccaaaatcatggtcccaattcaaaaaaccattgcatctaatagagagctaaatactacagtctgtgaacattgctccaaagtcaggattttttgttgatttaatgtgcatacaaaaataaacattgacaaatgcaaaggcagcaatatatgataaaacaagacggcagctaaaggacttccctattcatcctcgaaaaaacccgccaggtgaacagctgtattttgtcataattttgccaagtaaaattccgtttattattataatattgccaacatttttaagttttcttataaaattgtgacttttgtcgagtaaaattacgacacttTTCATAAAGTTCCCAAAATGTTacggttttcttgtaaaattgcgactgttattgagtaaaattccaacttttatcattacattgcacaaatgttccattttttcttgtaaaattttgacttacgtcgagtaaaattacgacttttatcataatactagaggtaggcatttttttggAGGTgtgaagaaggtaacaaatacaagaatgtgtgtgtgtgtgtgtgtgtgtgtgtgtgtgtgtgtgtgtgtgtgtgtgtgtgtgtgtgtgtgtgtgtgtgtgtgtgtgtgtgtgtgtgtgtgtgtgtgtgtgtgtgtgtgtgtgtgtgtgtgtgtgtgtgtgtgtgtgtgtctcacccGTGTTGTAGCTGGGTAAATCCAAGCCCATGGCGGGGCTCTTCCTCTTCCGCGGTCGGCCCTTCTGCGCCGTGCCGGTGCCGGTGCCGTTGAAGTAGGGCAGGCCCAGGCCGCCGCCCTTGGCCGCCAGCTCGGCGAAGTTGAGCTGGGGGTGGTAGTCTGCTCCCTGCACCAGGCTCTCGAAGTGGAGGCGGCAGTAGACGAGGCTGTCCTTCATGCCGAAGTGGTCGCCGGTGGTGAGGGTCTTGTTGCACGTGGTGCACGTGAAGCAGCTCAGGTGGTACACAGAGTCTCTCGCGCGCATCACCATCTCCGAGGCGGAAATCCCCAAGTGGCAGCGCGCGCACCTCTGCACCGAGAACCTTCTGGAACAGACACATCGTCAAACCACTGCCCGGCCCCGgacacaaaacataatcacatagtttattttctatttcaattctttattgtcattgtcagcAAAACAAACGACATTTTCTTACCCGAATGCTCAAAATAATTAATTAGAATAAGTAGTGTAACCTTAAAAAGTTGTACTTACTTAACAATGTGAGTGTGAGTAACATTTTCCTTATTTTAAAGTTTATTAAACTTGTTATTTTTAATCAATATTAACTTGTTTGTAGATTGTGTAACTGCCACTTAAAATAATTAACTCGCAGTTACTTAAATCTCAGTGGATTAAACATAATTGtgtcttattttgaaagaacaAATCAATGAATCAAATcaagattaaataaaaaattgcattatagatttgtattgttattatactctgtgtgtttgtatatatagatTATTACAtgcgtatacatacacacagaggacgtgcttttattttgtagcatttgCGGGCACTTCCTCTTCAGGCAGCAGACTCGAGGAGGAACATTTTTGAGTTGGCTAAATTGGTAAGTTTAattcaattataatttaaaaaagtacattTAACATAAATGTGGCAACTGATTGCCTCACTTTTTTTAGTTctgcttacttacttactctaTTTATTTGATGTTAAGATGTGCTTATATAGCCCTCGCTCTACTATTTTGACAAACTTTTGTTTCCGGTTGTGATTATTTTTCTTGTAATTTTCACAAATGACCGTCAATTTGGATGTGTTTTATTACTAAATCAATGATATATAATTGACATTTGTTTAACCGTTAGCTTTTCTTTCTCACCAACattattgcaaacttcctgtcatTGCCACTAAGAGACTGACATTTAAAGAGACATACACCATCTTTACTATTAAACTGCATTTACTTATTGTTGTTTGGCCACACATTTCACAAGAAATAGAATTCCATTTTTCAAgcaatatttttgtatttcctTTTATACTTTcactttttattattgtttttgacaTGTGTAGCGATGCACTTTAGTATTTCACTATTCAATTTATATTTTCCTATTTCTTTTTACAGTATTATTATTCATAGCACTTTTGTGTGGGCCTATACCCAATTCACAGAGTAAAACTTCACTCACCAATAGTTTTCATTTATTTGTATAGTTTCACTTTTTAGTAAGATTTCACTATTTGACCAATATGTTTGAAATTatttgtacattatatatatatatatatatatatatatatatatatatatatatatatatatatatatatatatatatatatatatatatatatatagcatttttGTATACGCCTACACAATTCACAAAGCATAGATTTGACTATTTAACCAGTCTTTTCCAATTTATTTATGCAATGTTTGTAAAGGCCTACACATTTCACTAAGTAAGCTTTCACTATATACAATATTttcgtatttattcattttattattattagcattttGTATAGCCCTACACAATTCACAAAGTATAGAGTTCCCTAACCAATAGTTTTCATTTCTTTGGATTTGTTCACTTTGTATTAATGTTTTGACATATGTAGCTATAAGCAGTAAGCTTTCACTATGAAACTTTTTTTCAAGTCATCTTTTATAATACAATttaacaaacaataataattaaatattcaaaatgtaaaaaatatatgtgtgtcattattttttaaataatttttatatttCACATTACACAAGCATGCAGTAAGCTTTCACTTTTaacaatactttaaaaaaaatcttatgtTTAACACAAGTTCACATGCAGTGATAATTcactatttaattaaaaataagcaaacatttattttattttatttgagctTTTTTGTATACACATTACACAAGGAATACTATTTTACCATTAAACCCATATGCTTAATTTTTGTGTGTACTTGTATAGcatttttatatacacatttggCAAACAGTAAAATGTCACCATCCCACCAATATTTTTCATTTCATATTTTAacttttgatcaatatttttgacatttttgtatcCACATTTCACAAACAGTTTTCACTATTGAACCAATATTTTTTCCAGTGAATTGCTATAAAATAACGTGTATGTTGGAAAAATTATGTCTTggaaaatatgatttaaaaaaagaaatgttcAGCGAGTAGGCCCGGAGTAATTTACAAAATGAGCAACAGCCTGCTAAAAAGAAACAAATAAACTGACTTTACACTCCACTTGTTTATATAGTTGCAAATATGTCCAAATTGAGGCGTGGTGATGCAATATAAAAACATCTTACCTGTAGTAATCCTCCTTGCAGTAGATGCTCCCGTCCTTTGCAAAACACGTTAGCTCCGATTCCAGCGCGAGTTTACATTCACAGCATTTGAGACAGCGCAAGTGCCACTGCTTGTCCACGGCCAGGAGGTAGTATCTGTCCGAGATCTTGCCCCCACAGCCGGCACACAGTGCGGGCTTCTCCGGGCTCATGGAGGGCATGGTCTGGGAACAAGGGAGTCCTTTTAATTCATCTTGTCATATATTTTCACATATTTTATAAGCaagaattatatatatgtatgtatatattttattttttttaccaaaaaaataaatatatgatgCATATTTAGTATGTCGCATATATATTTgttgcatttaaaaaatgttgcagatttatgtattttgcaaaaaataaaacaattgttgCACATTTATGCATTttgccatatatatacatatatatatgtatatgtatgtatatatatatatatatatatatatatatatatatatatatatatatatatatatatatatatatatatatatatatatatatatatatatataatatatatatatatatatatatatatacatacacacacacacacacacacacacacacatgtgtatatatatatatatatatatatatatatatatacatatatatatatatatatatatatatatatatatatatatatatatatatatatatatatatatatatatatatatatatatatatatatatatatatatatatatatatatatatatatatatatggtacattttcatgtattttgctgaaaatatttgttgcaaaaaagaaaatgtttgatgcatatttatgtattttgcatatatatatgttgcaTTAAAAAATTTTTGCTGATTTATGTATTCTGCAAAAAATAAAACGATTGTTGCTCATTTTTGCattttgtcatatatatatatatatatatatatatatatatatatatatatatatatatatatatatatatatatatatatatatatatatatatatatatatatatatatatatatatatgttgcattttcatgtattttgcaaaaaatatttgttgcaaaaaagaaaatgtttgatgcatatttatgtattttgcatatatatttgttgcattaaatTTTTTTGGCTGATTTATGTATTctgcaaaaaatacaacaattgttgctcatttttgcattttgactgaaataatttatatatatttgttgcaGATTTGTTCATTTTGCAAAGCCTTCACCGCGCACTTATTTCACATTTCCTGAAGAATACAAGCacatataaaacaatgttttaattCTAGCACTatttaacaaacacatttttatattatattgtgtttttagctGTACAATTATTGGATGATTTCCTAATATAATATAGATGTGATGCACATGCGGTATTTCTGCCACTTTTGGACAATACGAAACATGGCCGCACTCACCGTCTCTCTCCCGTTGAGCTGCATGCTCTTGGCTAGGCGAGACTCCGACTTGGACCGTCTCTCCATCTCCTCCATGATCCCTTGGATGTGATCCCCGGAGATCCCGTGGAAAAGCATGGCTCCCGGTGCCGGACGCAACTTGCAACTGGCCGCCTCTGCCTTGCAGCCCACCACTTCCATACACCGCCTGCGTGGACCGTACGGTGCAGGCTCGGCTCAGCGCATCCGAGTGTGGGCCCGCGGTGGGCCGCTGCAAGCGCCGGGGAGGAAGGGGGTGGCGCCGGGGACTGGGGCGGGGGAGCCAAAAACCCCCTGCAGAAACTCAGTCTGCAAATGGCGACTGGAAGCAAAAAGAGAAGCAAAAACTACAGCATGGGTGCAGCAGACGTGAGGACCTTCTTGTTGGTGGTCCTGGTCTGCAGATGTCTCTCCTccggatcaaaaaaaaaaaaaaaaaaaaaggtaaatagtccAAAACGAGTGATGGAGTCAAGGAGGAGGCTGGCCTAAACAGCCCAAAATAATgaagctaatttttttttttttctcttcccaAAGTTGGGTTCCTTGGTGTTTGGAGGTCAGACTGGGACTGCCTGGCTTTGAGAAGTGTGTCCTATTTGTGAAGAAAAGCAAAGCCTGCCCAGTGTGAATAATTTGGTAGGAGGAGTtccccatctctctctctctccctctctctttctctctctctctctctctctctttctctttctctttctcacaATCATTTCCATTGCCCAACAAAGTTTTCTTTTCTTAAAAAACATTCACTTATTTACACCAAAATATACGTTTAAATATGTGTTCAATTAATTTAGCAccgtttatttttaatacatatttTGACTAAAGGGGGCGTGGCCGCGATTATTGTTAGGTTATAGTGGGCGTGGCTTTTTGTGTATTTAGAAAACTATTTTACAAGACATATTATCGTGCATGTTACGACTGAACATAATTCCTTTTATTACATTATTTCGATGCATTTATTAATTTTGTTAGccgtttaaaagaaaaaaaagtcctgGTGCAGGAGACAAGGCCTGCggcaccttttgtttactttcctTTACTGGGAATTTAATTCATGACGAGAGTAACATTTTCCATAACAGACAGCCAGGGTTGTGTGTGAGAGAAatgaacacaaataataatattgtggTCATGGTGAGGGAGGAAAAAACCCTATAGCGGTTATCGCATATTTTCAGAAATGACTTAATATATACATTCaaattactgtatgtatatatatatatatatatatatatatatatatatatatatatatatatatatatatatatatatatatatatagtgtgtgtgtgtgtgtgggtgtcagCGTTGAGTATTCTTTATGTGAGAAAAAGTCTGaatttaatgttttaatttttttatataatgtattataaGCTTAGGTtcctttttttatgtttaatttgtTTGCTTCGTCTGACAACGTGTTATATTATCACGCACACGCCTCAAATTGTGCAGCCTTTAATTGGAGGCCCAATGAAGGTTCGAACCCCTCCCGTACATTATTAGCACTTTGTCAGTGCATTAATGGAAGCCAGGAGAAATAaatacatgataataataatgtatatttttttaaacagtagttgttttttttaatgtggacaattgagaataaaaatatgtgcttttttttaaatgaaataatgtAAATTGTCCCCTTGCACATCGGATGCCGATTTTATGGAGACATTAGTGACGAGTTGATACTGTATGTCGATAAAGGAGAACGGTGATGACCCGCAGCCTGCAGCAGTGACATTTGATGGCATTTGAACGTGTCAGTGCACagcattgttattgttttcaattATTGCaacaaaaactggatttttttaaatgatcatttCTACTTAATATCACTGAACATTTTTTTCCCGTGACTttaagtctttttattttttatttttacattttagatgctcattttattttaaataaaactaaTGGAAAATTATTCAATTCAATAAACACAATTTGTCTTAATAGCATTTCTACACTTAAAACAGAAACAATACGTTTCAAATGGCGTGACGGCATTATTAGTAACATTTATTTGTTTTTCATTCGATATCGTTTAGTAcatttataacaataataataataataataataataataaagcaactATTGCAGCTTAATTGATGTGTTTAGACACAATAAAAACATATGAAATACacatgggggaaaaaagtgtGAATTCAACACTATTTTACACGTTTTGCCCAGAGATGCTATTATGTGTTCCAAGAAGAAAACTCTTACCTGAGGCGGCGCTGGTGTGATGGCCGTCCGGTGCGCAGGCAGGCGGAGGAGGCGCTCCGGACTGTACGCAGTGCGCCAAGATGAgccggagagagagagagaaagagagagagagagtgtgtgtgagagagagagagagtgagagagtaaATGGGGGCTGTTCCACGTTTGAGGGCTGAAGCTCCACTTCCAGCATCAATTAAAACACAAGTCATTTAAATATTCCTCCGGCATGTACAAGAAGACACAACACAAATTGCACTGAACACTGCCAGCCGATAATGGCCTCCTCTCTGCACATGGAGCGTCTGAAGGGTGAGAAATGAAAAAGGGATAAATAACATGATCCTGTATCGCTTACAGCCTTATGGCGAATATTACATCAACAGTTTATGAATATAGATGTGACATAAAAGCAGGTCAATTTGGTCaagcttaaaatatatatatatatatatatatatatatatatatatatatatatatatatatatatatatatatatatatatatatatatatatatatatatatatatatatatatatatatatatatatatatatatatatatatatatatatatatatgtgtgtgtgtgtgtgtgtgtgtatgttctaAATGATTATTCAAAACAATGTTTTTGCATACAGAGGTTTGCACATATAGGATCCAATGAGCCAACAATACATTACAAACCTATTCATTTATAGCAAATAGCTACTTAACGTTCAAGGGatgatattataaatacacatttttaatatgTGGTGTCTTCTTGAACTGTAAAAAAGTCAAAATTCCCTCAACATTTACCAGAATGAACTGTATAATTTCACAGCAATCAAAATGTGCTGTACATTTTCAACGTATTACTGTAGATATTACAGTAAAGCCTTATATTACACAACATTGAACTTCACAGTAAATTGCTGTAAATGGTACCATGCAAGTCAATGCAATGCAGTTATTATAgccagtaatttactgtgaatttACAATGAAAATGTTTACAGGGCATGTTGCATGGATAACAATTGCACGACTTTCACagtaccatttacagtaatttcgtTAGAATGTACAGTCATGTGTTgttattacagtattttactgtgaactaACAGTCAAACTGCTGCCAAATATAGGAGTATCGTATTTTTCAGTCATTTTGGCAACGTTATGGTATATgttttgattacagtattttatgtgcaaaatattgttaaatgctgtgaagtattgtaatttttacagtcatttgtaTTCATGGTACTGTAAATTTCGATTACAATATtctactgtgaaataacagtaaTTTGCTATGAAACACAACACATCGTAATTTCTACAGTCACTTAGAAATATTCATTCCACTataataatactgttaaatgttttgaaaaataagagtatactgtacatttttttacagtcatttgtACTGTACAGTACATTTCGAttacagtataataacagtggaTTGCTGTGAAATACAAGACATGTTTACAGTCGTTTAATTGTACTGTTGATGACAGTATTTTACTGGGGGGaaaatactgttaaatgctgtaaaaaatgttgtgtgtgtttgttttgttttttacagctaACGTTTTGTTAATATGGGAGCAAAACAAGTATGTTCCTTTTTGAAATAAGCTAAATAAGTGGGCTCtaagaagaaaaaaaggttggagacctATAGTGTAAACAATGCTAAATACAGTGCAATGTATTAAAATATtgctctcatatatatatatatatatttatatatatatatatatatatatatatatatatatatatatatatatatatatatatatatatatatatatatatatatatatatatatatatatatatatatatatatatatatatatatatatatatatatatatatatatatatagtataatagactatatctttgccattgtacattgtacaacgaaattgcaagaaaactaatttagtgcaaattcataatgacacataaaaacataagaacattgtACTCAGATAAATAGATCAAattaatacataaaatacataaaatatatataaaatatatatgtgtatgtatgtatatatatatatatatatatatatatatatatatatatatatatatatatatatatatatatatatatatatatatatatatatatatatatatatatatatatatatatatatatatatatatatatatatatatatggctgctGCCATTCTAAATACATTTGGCCTCAAGCTGCaacaaaaaatatgattaaatctTGTTTTTAAGTATATATTTCTTATGTGTTTGACTAATATTCACCAAGGCTGgcgttaataataataaaagaaacaAAGATGCTCACAAAGGGGATAAAGGTGCCCTGCAGACCTTTAGGGGCATGGCGCCTGAATTGAACTGTTACCATGACAGGGGGAGCCATCATCCAGAGCAGGGAGGCAGGATCACACTTGGGGGACGACACGCCGAGGTGTGGGTGGAGTGATTTCACTTGACAAGGAGCGAATATAATATTGTCTGGGCGAACAAGGCGGCTGCAGAGCAAAGGGGTGACAATTAATTACACCTCAGTGCCGCTCGCATAAATGAGCACGCTCCGTACTTGCGCCTGGTATGACGTCACTATAGCATCTCATCAATAGTGCACTGAGAGATCCATTCCAGTACCTGCTGCAcacgccatgtgcttcctctgcACACTGCACCCGTCCGGGCTGGATCATTTCTGGGTCACCTCGGGTGGCAGTCAGGGGGCGCTCCGGAAAGCAATGGCCGAGGAGGCAGCGCCATTCCCCCGCATGCGGGATCTGCTGTGCGGCGCAGCGAGGAACCACGGGCGAAATGCTGGCAGGATGAGGGAGGAGAGGAGGGTGGAGGGTGGAGGCGGGGAGGGAAGTGGCGCAAACTTGCATCCTGATCACGTGATACGTGGGTGTGTGAGGacgaagaggaggaagaggaggaggaggggcgAGACATCCTGGAAATATTTACAAACAAAGCAGACATGACTCCGAATTTATTAGGGAAAAGGACATTTTATGATGGCAAGGGAAAATggcacgttttctttatttttccatGGGAAAAAAATCAGTCAAAATTGTGCCCCACTTTTGTATTTTGTCTGAGTTATTGCCAGTGGTGTATAGCACCAAATTTTCGGGGCCCCATTACACTTTACTCCGAAAGGGCCCCCATCGAAATTAATTAttggcaacactttagtatggggaacataatcaccattaattagttgcttattaaagtaacaatgacttaatttagagttatttggacactagggaggGCAGCaaggtggtacaggggttagtgcatgtgcctcacaatacgaaggtcctgagtagtcctgagttcaatctgtgtggagtttgtatgttctccccgtgactgcgtgggttccctcccacctccaaagacatgcacctggggataggttgattggcaacactaaattggccctagtgtgtgaatgtgagtgtgaatgttgtgtctgtctatctgtgttggccctgcgatgaggtggcaacttgtccagggtgtaccccgccttccgcccgaatgcagctgagataggctccagcacgccccgcgaccccaaaaagggacaagcggtagaaaatggatagatggatggacactaggacagtggttctcaacctagc
Coding sequences within:
- the lhx9 gene encoding LIM/homeobox protein Lhx9 isoform X1, producing MEVVGCKAEAASCKLRPAPGAMLFHGISGDHIQGIMEEMERRSKSESRLAKSMQLNGRETTMPSMSPEKPALCAGCGGKISDRYYLLAVDKQWHLRCLKCCECKLALESELTCFAKDGSIYCKEDYYRRFSVQRCARCHLGISASEMVMRARDSVYHLSCFTCTTCNKTLTTGDHFGMKDSLVYCRLHFESLVQGADYHPQLNFAELAAKGGGLGLPYFNGTGTGTAQKGRPRKRKSPAMGLDLPSYNTGCNENDTDHLDRDQQAYPPTQKTKRMRTSFKHHQLRTMKSYFAINHNPDAKDLKQLAQKTGLTKRVLQVWFQNARAKFRRNVLRQENGGVDKADGTSLPPPSSDSGALTPPSSAATLTDLTNPSITVVTSVTSSLDSHDSGSPSQTTLTNLF
- the lhx9 gene encoding LIM/homeobox protein Lhx9 isoform X2; this encodes MEVVGCKAEAASCKLRPAPGAMLFHGISGDHIQGIMEEMERRSKSESRLAKSMQLNGRETTMPSMSPEKPALCAGCGGKISDRYYLLAVDKQWHLRCLKCCECKLALESELTCFAKDGSIYCKEDYYRFSVQRCARCHLGISASEMVMRARDSVYHLSCFTCTTCNKTLTTGDHFGMKDSLVYCRLHFESLVQGADYHPQLNFAELAAKGGGLGLPYFNGTGTGTAQKGRPRKRKSPAMGLDLPSYNTGCNENDTDHLDRDQQAYPPTQKTKRMRTSFKHHQLRTMKSYFAINHNPDAKDLKQLAQKTGLTKRVLQVWFQNARAKFRRNVLRQENGGVDKADGTSLPPPSSDSGALTPPSSAATLTDLTNPSITVVTSVTSSLDSHDSGSPSQTTLTNLF
- the lhx9 gene encoding LIM/homeobox protein Lhx9 isoform X3, whose product is MEVVGCKAEAASCKLRPAPGAMLFHGISGDHIQGIMEEMERRSKSESRLAKSMQLNGRETTMPSMSPEKPALCAGCGGKISDRYYLLAVDKQWHLRCLKCCECKLALESELTCFAKDGSIYCKEDYYRRFSVQRCARCHLGISASEMVMRARDSVYHLSCFTCTTCNKTLTTGDHFGMKDSLVYCRLHFESLVQGADYHPQLNFAELAAKGGGLGLPYFNGTGTGTAQKGRPRKRKSPAMGLDLPSYNTGCNENDTDHLDRDQQAYPPTQKTKRMRTSFKHHQLRTMKSYFAINHNPDAKDLKQLAQKTGLTKRVLQGEQILGHYSHTSRRLKIP